A window of Deltaproteobacteria bacterium genomic DNA:
GAGTTGGCGGAAGCCGAGAGCATAGATTGTCCTTCATGGTCTGGAGATGGAAGATTCATTGCCTACATCTCTCAAGCAAAGAGCAAAAGCTATGTTTGTGTTGTGTGTGTAACAACAGGACACAAAAGGGTTGTTTTACAAACGGATGAGCTGTATAATGGTTTGAGTTGGTTAAGTGTGATAAAAAAACAATAAGGAGGTAAAAATGCGTAGAATGGGAATAGGTATCGTATGTGTTTTATGTATGTTGCTTGTTGGTTGTGCAGCAGGTAAAAAACAGGTTAAAACTCCATCAACCGTTGCGCCAGGAGAAACTACAGTTCAAGGAGAAGCAATAGGTGTTCCATCTGTAGAGGAAAAGGTACTTACACCACAGGAAGCCTTTGCCAAAGAGGCTAAAGAAGTCTTCATAAATATACATTTTGATTTTGATAAATACAATATTAAACCTGATGATATACCCACTCTAAACAAGATCGTTGCATTTATGAAGAAATATCCAAATACCAAAATTAAAGTTGAAGGAAATTGCGATGAAAGGGGAACAGAAGAGTATAACCTTGCTTTAGGACAGAGAAGAGCAAATGCCGCCTTGAGATATATTGTTGCTCGCGGTATAGCGTCTTCAAGGATAGAAACTGTAAGTTATGGGGAAAGCAAGCCCGTTGATCCTCGTCATTGTGAAGAGGCATGGGCTAAAAACAGAAATGATCATTTTGTGGTGATATCCAAGTGATAAGACATCTGACTATTTTTGTAA
This region includes:
- the pal gene encoding peptidoglycan-associated lipoprotein Pal; its protein translation is MRRMGIGIVCVLCMLLVGCAAGKKQVKTPSTVAPGETTVQGEAIGVPSVEEKVLTPQEAFAKEAKEVFINIHFDFDKYNIKPDDIPTLNKIVAFMKKYPNTKIKVEGNCDERGTEEYNLALGQRRANAALRYIVARGIASSRIETVSYGESKPVDPRHCEEAWAKNRNDHFVVISK